A window of the Vigna angularis cultivar LongXiaoDou No.4 chromosome 3, ASM1680809v1, whole genome shotgun sequence genome harbors these coding sequences:
- the LOC128195726 gene encoding cysteine-rich receptor-like protein kinase 29: MAPEYALHGQFSAKSDVFSFGVLILEIVSGQKNSGINNGENMEDLLSFAWRSWKEGKAINIVDPSLNSNSRNEMLRCIHIGLLCVQENLVDRPTMANIVLMLNSHSLSLPIPAEPAFYMNSRTRSFPEMQSWDYNSRERGSSEPILKSAQESENEASITELYPR; encoded by the exons ATGGCACCAGAATATGCATTGCATGGACAGTTTTCAGCGAAATCAGACGTCTTCAGTTTTGGTGTACTGATTCTTGAGATTGTAAGCGGCCAGAAAAACAGTGGAATCAATAATGGGGAGAATATGGAGGATCTGCTAAGCTTC GCTTGGAGAAGCTGGAAGGAGGGGAAGGCTATAAATATTGTAGATCCATCACTCAACAGCAATTCACGGAATGAAATGCTGAGATGTATCCATATTGGTTTACTCTGTGTTCAAGAAAATTTAGTTGACAGACCAACCATGGCTAACATTGTACTGATGCTTAATAGCCATTCTCTGAGTCTCCCTATTCCTGCAGAACCTGCATTTTATATGAACAGTAGAACTAGAAGCTTTCCAGAGATGCAGTCATGGGACTATAATTCAAGGGAAAGAGGATCAAGTGAACCGATACTTAAATCAGCTCAAGAATCAGAAAATGAAGCTTCAATTACTGAGCTATACCCTCGCTAG
- the LOC108324787 gene encoding cysteine-rich receptor-like protein kinase 29, translating to MAVLTLRYFSCVCLLLVTIFMSGVSADNNTQNFHYFCDHTNDRGNFTANSTYGTNLNTLLTTLTSNTDIEYGFYNLTKGENTDQVYAIGLCRGDVKPYECRNCLEHSRGNLSQLCPNRKEAIGWYEDEKCMLRYSDRKILGLMETGPAYFAWSSINATQAEEFNKVVKDLLDGLRSKAASGDSRTKYATANATGPDNKFIYGLVQCTPDLSGPDCDNCLLQSINEVPNCCDSKIGTRIVRPSCNLRYETSSLFYGAQTYTPPPPPTPSPSPSFSPPSMATTNTSAEGKSNATIIVIAVTVPVVVIVFAVLIFIYILLIARKPRKKFEIQQEELDDDDGDGIDASEPLQIRFNMIRDATNDFSDSNKLGEGGFGAVYRGTLPNGQEIAVKRLSANSRQGDAEFKNEVLLVAKLQHRNLVRLLGFCLEGREKLLVYEFVPNKSLDYFIFDETKRAQLDWDRRFKIIAGTARGILYLHQDSRLRIIHRDLKAGNILLDEEMNPKIADFGLARLFVVDQTHEDTQRVVGTYGYMAPEYALHGQFSEKSDVFSFGVLILEIVSGQKISSIQHGEETGDLRDIAWRSWREGRARNIVDPTLNNGSESEIMRCVHIGLLCVQDNAAARPTMASVVAMLNSHSFGLQVPVAPALYGNAMSGIFADMQLWEINSGTTRSRESTNRSDQDSINEASITDPYPR from the exons ATGGCTGTGCTAACATTAAGGTATTTTTCCTGTGTCTGTCTCCTCCTAGTAACAATTTTTATGTCTGGAGTCAGTGCCGATAACAATACACAAAACTTCCACTACTTCTGCGATCATACAAACGATAGAGGAAACTTCACAGCCAACAGCACCTATGGGACCAACCTCAACACTCTTTTGACCACTCTAACTTCCAACACAGATATCGAATACGGTTTCTACAATCTCACAAAGGGCGAAAACACTGACCAAGTCTACGCCATTGGGCTGTGTAGAGGAGACGTTAAGCCATATGAATGCCGCAACTGCCTTGAACATTCCAGAGGCAATCTCAGTCAGCTTTGTCCAAATCGAAAGGAAGCAATTGGTTGGTACGAGGATGAGAAGTGCATGTTGCGCTACTCAGACCGCAAAATATTGGGTCTTATGGAAACTGGACCTGCGTATTTTGCGTGGAGTTCAATTAATGCAACGCAAGCGGAGGAGTTCAATAAAGTGGTAAAGGACTTGCTTGATGGGTTGAGGAGCAAAGCTGCATCAGGAGACTCTCGTACCAAATATGCTACAGCAAATGCAACTGGACCAGATAACAAATTCATTTACGGGCTTGTGCAGTGCACGCCTGATTTGTCTGGACCAGACTGCGATAACTGCTTGCTTCAGTCCATCAATGAAGTCCCAAATTGTTGCGATAGTAAAATAGGAACTAGAATTGTTAGACCCAGTTGCAATCTGAGATATGAAACTTCCTCTCTCTTCTATGGGGCTCAAACATatacaccaccaccaccacccacACCCTCACCATCACCATCTTTTTCGCCACCTTCTATGGCCACTACTAACACTTCCGCAGAAG GAAAGAGCAACGCAACTATCATCGTCATAGCGGTAACAGTACCAGTTGTTGTAATTGTTTTCGCGGTGCTTATTTTTATCTACATTCTTTTAATAGCGAGGAAGCCACGGAAAAAGTTTGAAA TTCAACAAGAAGaactagatgatgatgatggtgatggaATTGACGCTTCTGAGCCATTGCAAATCAGATTTAACATGATACGAGATGCTACAAATGACTTTTCTGATTCTAATAAACTCGGAGAGGGTGGATTTGGAGCTGTTTACAGG GGTACGCTACCTAATGGACAAGAGATTGCCGTCAAAAGGTTGTCAGCTAATTCTAGACAAGGAGATGCAGAGTTCAAGAATGAGGTGCTTTTAGTGGCCAAACTTCAGCACCGAAATTTAGTTAGACTACTTGGTTTCTGTCTGGAAGGAAGAGAAAAGCTACTTGTCTATGAATTTGTTCCAAATAAAAGCCTTGATTACTTCATATTTG ATGAAACCAAGAGAGCACAATTAGATTGGGATAGGCGATTCAAAATCATTGCAGGTACTGCTCGAGGTATTCTCTACCTCCATCAAGATTCTCGATTGCGCATTATCCATCGTGATCTCAAAGCTGGTAACATTCTCTTAGACGAAGAGATGAACCCTAAGATAGCAGATTTTGGCTTGGCAAGGTTATTTGTTGTGGACCAAACTCATGAAGATACACAGAGAGTTGTTGGGACATA TGGATATATGGCACCTGAGTATGCATTGCATGGACAGTTTTCAGAGAAGTcagatgtttttagttttggtGTATTGATTCTTGAGATTGTAAGTGGCCAGAAAATCAGTAGCATTCAACATGGAGAGGAAACGGGAGATCTACGCGATATT GCATGGCGAAGTTGGAGGGAAGGAAGAGCAAGAAATATTGTAGATCCTACATTAAACAATGGTTCAGAAAGTGAAATAATGAGATGCGTCCATATTGGGTTACTGTGTGTTCAAGACAATGCAGCTGCGAGACCCACCATGGCTTCCGTTGTAGCCATGCTGAATAGTCATTCTTTCGGTCTTCAAGTACCTGTGGCACCTGCACTTTATGGGAATGCCATGTCTGGAATCTTTGCAGACATGCAGTTATGGGAGATTAATTCAGGGACGACAAGATCAAGAGAATCCACCAATAGATCAGACCAAGATTCCATCAATGAGGCTTCAATTACTGACCCATATCCTCGCTAG
- the LOC108324786 gene encoding cysteine-rich receptor-like protein kinase 29, with amino-acid sequence MGELSPFVAGSWIPVLIMNPKDFSIEVTMSSAFAKATLLSLYFHFRLLITNFISQVTPQNFHYFCDQDNDTGVYTANSTYHTNLDTLLSTLVSNTEIHYGFYNFTNGENTSKVYAIGVCRGDVEPENCRTCLNGSRTNLTELCPNRKEAIGWYEDEKCMLRYSDRNIFGLKETGPAFQASNDRNASDLDEFIKDVKTLLRNLSRVAALGDSRVKYAAGGTSSDSKVIYGLVQCTPDLGNSECADCLSQSIEPLPIDCSEGKISGRVVRPSCNIRFETEKFYGDPAFVSPASTGKIIAIIIAVSVVVIVSAVLTFMYIRLNGRNSWITLESLLERLHDDDNDGIDASEPLAIRFNMIRDATNDFSDSNKLGQGGFGTVYRGTLPNGQEVAVKRYSATSRQGDAEFKNEVLLLAKLQHRNLVRLLGFCMGGTEKLLVYEFVPNKSLDYFLFEADETKRAQLDWDRRFKIIAGTARGILYLHQDSRLRIIHRDLKASNILLDEEMNPKIADFGVARLSLVDQTQDTQRVIGTYGYMAPEYALCGKFSEKSDVFSFGVLMLEIVSGKKLLSIQEGEETGYICHFAWRRWSEGRARDIVDPALNNGSENEIMRCIHIGLLCVQDIAAARPTMASVVAMLNSHSFRLQVPTAPAYGNALSGIFAGMQLYKGD; translated from the exons ATGGGAGAGCTTTCTCCCTTTGTAGCGGGTTCTTGGATACCAGTTCTAATAATGAATCCTAAAGACTTTTCAATTGAAGTGACCATGAGTTCTg CTTTCGCCAAGGCTACTTTACTTTCACTTTACTTTCACTTTCGTCTTCtgataacaaattttatatctCAAGTTACTCCACAAAACTTCCACTACTTCTGTGATCAAGATAACGATACAGGAGTCTATACAGCCAACAGCACCTACCACACCAACCTCGACACCCTTTTGTCCACTCTCGTTTCCAATACAGAAATCCATTACGGTTTCTACAATTTCACAAACGGCGAAAACACTAGTAAAGTGTACGCCATTGGGGTGTGTAGAGGAGATGTTGAGCCAGAGAACTGCCGCACATGCCTCAACGGTTCCAGGACCAATCTCACTGAACTTTGTCCAAACCGAAAGGAAGCAATTGGTTGGTACGAGGATGAGAAGTGTATGTTGCGCTACTCAGACCGCAATATATTCGGACTTAAGGAAACTGGACCTGCTTTTCAAGCTAGCAACGACAGAAATGCATCGGATTTGGATGAGTTCATTAAAGATGTCAAAACCTTGCTACGTAACCTAAGCCGCGTAGCTGCATTAGGTGACTCTCGTGTTAAGTATGCTGCAGGTGGTACATCATCAGATTCTAAGGTCATATATGGTCTAGTTCAGTGCACACCGGACTTGGGAAACTCAGAGTGCGCTGATTGCTTGTCTCAGTCCATTGAACCTCTCCCGATAGATTGTTCTGAAGGCAAGATAAGTGGAAGGGTTGTTAGACCAAGTTGTAATATTAGGTTCGAAACCGAGAAGTTCTATGGAGATCCAGCATTTGTATCACCAGCTTCTACGG GAAAGATAATCGCAATTATCATAGCAGTGTCAGTTGTTGTAATTGTTTCCGCGGTGCTTACTTTTATGTACATTCGTTTAAACGGGAGGAACTCATGGATAACTTTGGAAT CTCTACTAGAAAGACTacatgatgatgataatgatggAATTGACGCTTCTGAGCCATTGGCAATCAGATTTAACATGATACGAGATGCTACAAATGACTTTTCTGATTCTAATAAACTCGGACAGGGTGGATTTGGGACTGTTTACAGG GGTACGCTACCCAATGGACAAGAGGTTGCCGTCAAAAGGTATTCAGCTACTTCTAGACAAGGAGATGCAGAATTCAAGAATGAGGTGCTTTTATTGGCCAAACTTCAGCACCGAAATTTAGTTAGACTACTTGGTTTCTGTATGGGAGGAACAGAAAAGCTACTTGTCTACGAATTTGTTCCAAATAAAAGCCTTGATTACTTCTTATTTG AGGCAGATGAAACCAAGAGAGCCCAATTAGATTGGGATAGGCGCTTCAAAATCATTGCAGGTACTGCTCGAGGTATTCTCTACCTCCATCAAGATTCTCGATTGCGCATTATCCATCGTGACCTCAAAGCTTCTAACATTCTCTTAGACGAAGAGATGAACCCTAAGATAGCAGATTTTGGCGTGGCAAGGTTATCTCTTGTGGACCAAACTCAAGATACACAGAGAGTTATTGGGACATA TGGATATATGGCACCTGAGTATGCACTGTGTGGAAAGTTTTCAGAGAAGTCAGATGTTTTTAGCTTTGGTGTATTGATGCTTGAGATTGTAAGTGGTAAGAAACTCCTTAGCATTCAAGAAGGAGAGGAAACGGGATATATATGCCATTTT GCATGGCGAAGATGGAGTGAAGGAAGAGCAAGAGATATTGTAGATCCTGCATTAAACAATGGTTcagaaaatgaaataatgagATGCATCCATATTGGGTTACTGTGTGTTCAAGACATTGCAGCTGCGAGACCCACCATGGCTTCCGTTGTAGCCATGCTGAATAGCCATTCTTTCCGTCTGCAGGTACCTACGGCACCTGCATATGGGAATGCTCTTTCTGGAATCTTTGCAGGCATGCAGTTATATAAGGGAGATTAA
- the LOC108324996 gene encoding cysteine-rich receptor-like protein kinase 44: MTAIFCLLGLWATIIVSHASAQTPFCDNNKGNYTVNSTYDNNLNTLLSSFSTHAQVNYGFYNFSHGQGLDKAYAIGICRGDLTPEECLKCLNENGAALTKNCPNQKEAIVWDGECSLRYSNRSIFGLMDNQPTVLLYYTLEVRGSIEQFNAKLESLMRNLTRIAASGDSRRKYATGSAPAPDFQTIYGYTQCSPDLSSEDCSKCLEESISKIPDCCKGKAGGNVLKPSCRIRFDPYIFYGPTLKLDPDAPPPPTTPPPSRFPNNTSQGNSNTSRTIIAVAVPVAGVVLALSLFCIYLIVRKPRKQIEIGKEEDSEDEDEVTFTESLQFKFETIRIATNEFADSNKLGQGGFGAVYKGQLSNGQGIAVKRLSSNSGQGDTEFKNEVLLLAKLQHRNLVRLIGFCLEGSERLLIYEFVPNKSLDYFIFDPIKKTQLDWQMRYQIIRGITKGILYLHEDSQLRIIHRDLKASNILLDENMYPKISDFGMARLFQVDQTQANTHRVVGTYGYMAPEYAVYGHFSAKSDVFSYGVMVLEIVSGRKSIGARHGETVEDLLSFTWKNWKNGNITNIVDPTLMKGSRNEMIRCIHIGLLCVQEDMASRPTMASVVLMLNSHSISLPIPSEPAFVVNSSTRSYPNMFSGELNSEKTGSTESTNKPAQSSVNEVSITELYPR; this comes from the exons ATGACTGCAATTTTCTGTTTGCTTGGTCTCTGGGCCACCATAATCGTATCGCATGCAAGCGCTCAGACACCATTCTgtgataacaacaaaggcaACTACACAGTCAACAGCACTTATGACAATAACCTCAACACCCTCCTATCCAGTTTCTCTACCCACGCCCAAGTGAACTACGGTTTCTACAATTTCTCACATGGCCAAGGCCTAGACAAAGCATACGCCATTGGGATCTGCAGAGGAGACCTTACACCGGAAGAATGCCTCAAATGCCTCAACGAAAACGGAGCGGCTCTCACAAAAAACTGTCCAAACCAAAAAGAGGCAATTGTGTGGGATGGTGAATGCTCCTTGCGTTACTCTAACCGCTCCATATTTGGCCTCATGGATAATCAACCTACGGTGCTACTCTATTACACGTTGGAGGTAAGGGGTTCGATTGAGCAATTCAACGCAAAGCTTGAAAGCTTGATGAGGAATCTAACACGCATAGCTGCGTCTGGTGACTCTCGTCGTAAGTATGCTACAGGCAGTGCACCTGCTCCAGATTTTCAAACCATATACGGTTACACGCAGTGCTCGCCTGATTTGTCTTCCGAGGATTGCTCTAAGTGTTTGGAAGAATCTATCTCAAAAATCCCAGATTGCTGTAAGGGCAAGGCTGGAGGCAATGTTTTGAAGCCCAGTTGTAGAATTAGATTTGACCCTTATATATTCTATGGACCTACACTCAAGTTAGACCCAGAtgcaccaccaccaccaaccacCCCACCACCATCTCGCTTCCCCAACAACACTTCTCAAG GAAACAGCAACACGTCACGAACCATCATCGCTGTAGCAGTGCCAGTTGCTGGTGTTGTTTTAGCGCTCAGTCTTTTTTGCATATATCTGATAGTTAGGAAGccaagaaaacaaattgaaa TTGGAAAAGAAGAGGATAgtgaggatgaagatgaagttacATTTACTGAGTCATtgcaattcaaatttgaaaccatCCGAATTGCAACAAATGAATTTGCTGATTCTAATAAGCTTGGACAGGGCGGGTTTGGAGCTGTATACAAA GGTCAGCTTTCCAATGGACAAGGAATTGCTGTGAAAAGGTTGTCAAGTAATTCTGGGCAAGGAGATACGGAGTTCAAGAATGAAGTGCTATTATTGGCCAAACTTCAACACCGAAATTTAGTGAGGCTGATTGGTTTCTGTTTGGAAGGAAGTGAAAGGCTCCTTATCTATGAATTTGTTCCTAATAAAAGTCTTGATTACTTCATATTTG ATccaataaagaaaacacagttGGATTGGCAAATGCGCTACCAAATAATTAGAGGTATTACAAAAGGCATTCTCTATCTCCATGAGGATTCTCAACTACGAATTATACATCGAGATCTAAAAGCAAGCAACATTCTCTTGGACGAAAACATGTATCCTAAGATATCAGATTTTGGGATGGCAAGATTGTTTCAGGTGGATCAGACTCAAGCAAATACACACAGAGTTGTTGGAACCTA TGGATATATGGCTCCTGAGTATGCAGTATATGGTCATTTTTCAGCAAAATCAGATGTTTTTAGTTATGGTGTAATGGTTCTTGAGATTGTAAGTGGGCGAAAAAGTATTGGTGCTCGTCATGGGGAGACAGTGGAGGATCTATTGAGCTTT ACATGGAAAAACTGGAAGAATGgaaatattacaaatattgTAGACCCCACATTAATGAAGGGTTCTCGAAATGAAATGATAAGATGTATCCACATTGGGTTACTATGTGTTCAGGAAGATATGGCCAGCAGACCAACCATGGCTTCTGTAGTACTCATGCTTAATAGTCATTCTATCTCTCTCCCAATACCTTCAGAACCTGCCTTTGTTGTCAATAGTAGCACAAGAAGCTATCCAAACATGTTCTCGGGAGAGCTTAATTCAGAGAAAACAGGATCGACTGAATCCACGAATAAACCAGCTCAATCTTCGGTAAATGAGGTTTCAATTACTGAGTTATACCCTCGCTAG
- the LOC108325635 gene encoding cysteine-rich receptor-like protein kinase 44, giving the protein MASVSFTLFSFLPFLCVIVIISQSSAQTPCDNSKGNYTINSTYHNNLNTLLSSFSSHTQINYGFYNFSYGQGEDQVFAIGLCRGDLKPDECLKSLNDSRVSLAASCPNQKEAITWTVECMLRYTNRSIFGVMENQPTNDNYYDLNVTGSVAEFNAALESLMRNLTRIAASGDSRLKYATGSTPAPNFQTIYGQAQCTPDLSSEDCTKCLDEAVSKIPQCCSGKAGGNVVKPSCRIRFDPYIFYGPTLKLDPDVPPSSSTNNTSSSRGKSNTARTIIVIVVPVACVVLLLALLCIYLSLRKQRKKIEFEREEESDEDEVAFTESLQYNFNTIRVATNEFADSNKLGQGGFGAVYKGQLSNGQEIAVKRLSRDSGQGDLEFKNEVQLVAKLQHRNLVRLLGFGLEGRERLLVYEFVPNKSLDYFIFDPTMKPQLDWQMRYKIIKGIARGILYLHEDSRLRIIHRDLKASNILLDREMNPKIADFGMARLVLMDQTQINTSRIVGTYGYMAPEYAMHGQFSAKSDVFSFGVLILEIVSGQKNSGINNGESMEDLLSFAWRSWKEGKAINIVDPSLNSNSRNEMLRCIHIGLLCVQENLVDRPTMATIVLMLNSHSLSLPIPAEPAFYMNSRTRSFPEMQSWEYNSRERGSSEPILKSAQESENEASITELYPR; this is encoded by the exons ATGGCCTCTGTTTCTTTCactctcttttcctttctccCTTTTCTCTGTGTCATCGTAATCATATCACAGAGCAGTGCTCAAACACCCTGTGATAACAGCAAAGGAAACTACACAATAAACAGCACCTATCACAACAACCTCAACACCCTTTTATCCAGCTTCTCTTCCCACACACAAATCAACTATGGTTTCTACAATTTCTCATATGGCCAAGGGGAGGACCAAGTATTCGCCATTGGGCTCTGCAGAGGCGATCTTAAACCCGATGAGTGCCTTAAATCTCTCAATGATTCCAGAGTGTCTCTGGCAGCGAGTTGTCCAAACCAGAAGGAGGCCATTACGTGGACGGTAGAGTGCATGTTGCGGTACACTAACCGCTCCATATTTGGCGTTATGGAAAACCAACCTACGAATGATAACTACTACGATTTAAATGTAACGGGTTCGGTGGCAGAATTCAATGCAGCGCTGGAGAGCTTGATGAGGAATCTAACACGCATAGCTGCATCTGGTGACTCTCGCCTTAAGTATGCCACTGGCAGTACTCCTGCTCCAAATTTTCAAACCATATACGGTCAGGCACAGTGTACTCCTGATCTGTCATCCGAAGATTGCACTAAGTGCTTGGATGAAGCTGTCTCAAAAATCCCACAGTGCTGTAGTGGGAAGGCTGGAGGCAATGTTGTAAAACCCAGTTGTAGAATTAGATTTGACCCTTATATCTTCTATGGACCTACGCTGAAACTAGACCCAGATGTGCCACCATCATCGTCCACCAACAACACTTCTTCTTCACGAG GAAAGAGCAACACAGCACGGACTATCATCGTCATAGTAGTGCCAGTTGCTTGTGTTGTTTTGCTGCTCGCTCTTCTCTGCATCTATTTAAGCCTaaggaaacaaagaaaaaaaattgaat ttgaaagagaagaagaaagtgatgaagatgaagtcGCATTTACTGAGTCATTGCAATACAACTTCAACACCATACGTGTTGCTACAAATGAATTCGCTGATTCTAATAAACTTGGACAGGGCGGGTTTGGAGCTGTTTACAAA GGTCAGCTTTCCAATGGGCAAGAGATTGCTGTCAAAAGATTGTCAAGAGATTCTGGGCAAGGGGATTTGGAATTTAAGAATGAAGTGCAATTAGTGGCCAAGCTTCAGCATCGAAATTTAGTTAGGCTACTTGGCTTCGGCCTGGAAGGAAGAGAAAGGCTACTTGTCTATGAATTTGTTCCTAATAAAAGTCTTGATTACTTCATATTTG ATCCAACCATGAAACCTCAATTGGACTGGCAAATGCGCTACAAAATCATTAAAGGTATTGCTCGAGGCATTCTCTACCTTCACGAAGATTCTAGACTACGGATTATACATCGTGATCTTAAAGCAAGTAATATTCTCTTGGACAGAGAGATGAATCCAAAGATAGCAGATTTTGGTATGGCAAGATTAGTTTTAATGGATCAAACTCAAATAAATACGAGTAGAATTGTTGGAACTTA TGGATATATGGCACCAGAGTATGCAATGCATGGACAGTTTTCAGCAAAATCAGACGTCTTCAGTTTTGGTGTACTGATTCTTGAGATTGTAAGCGGCCAGAAAAACAGTGGAATCAATAATGGGGAGAGTATGGAGGATCTGCTAAGCTTC GCTTGGAGAAGCTGGAAGGAGGGGAAGGCTATAAATATTGTAGATCCATCACTCAACAGCAATTCACGGAATGAAATGCTGAGATGCATCCATATTGGTTTACTCTGTGTTCAAGAAAATTTAGTTGACAGACCAACCATGGCTACCATTGTACTGATGCTTAATAGCCATTCTCTGAGTCTCCCTATTCCTGCAGAACCTGCATTTTATATGAACAGTAGAACTAGAAGCTTTCCAGAGATGCAGTCATGGGAGTATAATTCAAGGGAAAGAGGATCAAGTGAACCGATACTTAAATCAGCTCAAGAATCAGAAAATGAAGCTTCAATTACTGAGCTATACCCTCGCTAG